Part of the Dehalococcoidia bacterium genome, GCGCAGATCGAGACCGCCGTCGGCTTGTACGAGCAGGCCCACAAGCGTCTGCTCGCTGCGCTCGAGACGGCGCGCACGTCGGACAGCCCCCTGGTCAAGGCCCACAGCCTCGGCCGCATCTACTCCAGCCTGGCCCTCAACCGCTACGAGGCCGGCGAACTCGCCGAAGCGACCCGCTTCCTGGCCCGAGGCTTCGCCACGCAGCGCGTCGTCGGAGACTGCGCCGGCTGCGACGTCTTGCTCTACCCGGCAGCCGTGCCGATTTACATCGCTCACGGCGACCTTGATCTGGCCGAAGAGTCCTGCCGCAAGGCAGAGGAAACGGCGCGCGCCTTCGGCAGCCGGTCCTGGCTCGCCACCGCCCGATACCTCCTTGGCCTCCTCGCCCTGGCCCGCCGGGACGCCGAAGCAGCCGCCTTCCATTCCCAGGAGGCCGCCGCACAGTTCGAGGACCTCGGCCAGCCGTACGAGCAGGGGCTCGCCCTCGAGAGGCTCGCCGAAGCGCTGCAATTGGCCCCGGCGCCCGTCTCCGCCGCCGAAGGGGCGCTTGCCCGCGCCGTCGCCCTCTACCGGGAGCTCGGGGCCGTCGGGCGCGCCCAGAAGGCTCGCACCCTCCTCGGCAAGGACGGCGAGGCGAAGCCGGAAGGAAGCGCCGGGGAAGCCCCGGGGAAGCCCGCCTGATTAGGGTGTGCCTGCGGCTGCCAGGACAGCCGGCTACCACGACATCGGGAGGGTAACCATGACAACGGCAACGACTCTCAACGGCGTCAACGTCTCGCAACTGATCGAGACCATCGGCGCCATCAAGCAGAACCCGGACCTTGCCCGCTTCAAGTTCCGGGCCAGCACGGTCTGGGAAGGTGGTGGTCGCAGCAAGACCACAATCCAGGGCTTCTACGGCGCCGGCCAGGAGGACACGTCGCGGCAGCAGCCCTTCACACTGATCGGCGACGAACCGCCCGTGCTGCTGGGCGCCAACGCCGGCCCCAACGCCGTCGAGGCGGTCCTTCACGCCATCGCCTCCTGCCTCGCCGTCGGCTTCGTGTATAACGCCGCCGCGCAGGGCATCACCGTGCGCTCGCTGTCCTTCGACCTCGAGGGTGACCTCGACCTGCACGGCTTCCTTGGCCTGTCCGACACCATCCGCCCCGGCTACAGCGGTATCACCGTGAAGTACCACGTGGATGCGGACGCGCCGCGCGACAAGATCGAGGAGCTCTGCGCCTACGTCCAGAAGACGTCGCCCGTCCTCGACATCGTGCGCAACCCTGTGCCGGTCTCGGTCCAGCTCGCGGACTGATGGGGAAGACTAGCGACCAGGAGGTGACGGGGATGAAACCGGTAGCGCCAGCCAGAGTGGATGTCGAGACCCTGCGCGAGCAGGTGCGGGCGAAGTACACGGACGTCGCGCTTCAGCCCGAGAAGGGCTTCCACTTCCATACCGGCCGTCCTCTGGCCCGCATGCTCGGCTACTCAGACCAGCAGGTCGAGAGCCTGCCGGCCGAGGTCGTCGACTCCTTCGCGGGCACCGGCAACCCCTTCTCCGTCGGCAGGCTCCGGCCCGGCGAGACGGTCCTGGACGTCGGTTGCGGCGCGGGCTTCGACACCCTCCTGGCCGCGCTGGAGGTCGGCCCCGAGGGCAGGGTCATCGCCATCGACATGACGGAGGCCATGCTGCAGAAGACGGCGCGCGGCGCCCGGGCCATGGGCCTCGGCAACGTCGAAGTCAGGCGTGGCTTTGC contains:
- a CDS encoding OsmC family protein, translated to MTTATTLNGVNVSQLIETIGAIKQNPDLARFKFRASTVWEGGGRSKTTIQGFYGAGQEDTSRQQPFTLIGDEPPVLLGANAGPNAVEAVLHAIASCLAVGFVYNAAAQGITVRSLSFDLEGDLDLHGFLGLSDTIRPGYSGITVKYHVDADAPRDKIEELCAYVQKTSPVLDIVRNPVPVSVQLAD
- a CDS encoding methyltransferase domain-containing protein; the protein is MKPVAPARVDVETLREQVRAKYTDVALQPEKGFHFHTGRPLARMLGYSDQQVESLPAEVVDSFAGTGNPFSVGRLRPGETVLDVGCGAGFDTLLAALEVGPEGRVIAIDMTEAMLQKTARGARAMGLGNVEVRRGFAEDLPVEDGSVDVVISNGVINLCPDKAQVMREVWRVLRPGGRFQIGDIIVHKEVPQDAKDDIDLWSG